In one window of Campylobacter sp. DNA:
- a CDS encoding transporter substrate-binding domain-containing protein has translation MKKILLSILLGASALCANSLADIKQAGEIRIGLQESQPPFSFDDNGTLKGFEVDLANELVKNLFGNKKIKIDFIAVASKDRVPSLEQNKVDLIISKLTVTKDRVQKVDFSYPYYSVQIGVLSRKDDNISRIDQIAHKKILSVKGTTAEEHFKNAGYEIVTCADANECVTRLKAGEGIGFADDNTVVLGYARNDAALDAKIINLGKVDYIAVALSKGNTELLDAVNSSLVKMYKAKFFHKAFDEDIKPYYGGKIDKKHFTLDEVYSLF, from the coding sequence ATGAAAAAAATTCTACTAAGTATTTTGCTAGGTGCTAGCGCGCTTTGCGCTAATTCCCTAGCAGATATCAAGCAAGCAGGCGAAATTCGCATAGGCTTGCAAGAGTCCCAGCCTCCGTTTAGCTTCGATGATAACGGCACGCTAAAAGGCTTTGAGGTTGATTTGGCAAACGAGCTAGTTAAAAATCTATTCGGCAATAAAAAGATCAAAATCGACTTTATCGCCGTAGCATCTAAAGATCGCGTCCCCTCGCTGGAGCAAAACAAAGTCGATCTCATCATATCCAAGCTTACCGTCACAAAAGATCGCGTTCAGAAAGTCGATTTTTCTTATCCGTATTATTCAGTGCAAATTGGCGTGCTAAGCCGCAAGGATGATAATATTTCAAGAATCGATCAGATCGCGCATAAAAAAATTCTAAGCGTTAAAGGCACAACTGCCGAGGAGCACTTTAAAAACGCGGGTTATGAGATTGTGACATGTGCCGATGCCAATGAATGCGTCACTAGACTAAAGGCTGGCGAAGGCATAGGCTTTGCCGACGATAACACGGTCGTACTCGGATACGCTAGAAACGATGCCGCGCTTGATGCAAAAATCATCAACCTCGGCAAGGTAGATTATATCGCCGTCGCCCTATCTAAGGGCAATACCGAGTTGCTTGATGCGGTTAATAGCAGCCTGGTAAAAATGTATAAAGCAAAATTTTTTCACAAGGCTTTTGACGAGGATATCAAGCCATACTACGGCGGTAAGATCGATAAAAAGCACTTTACACTAGACGAGGTTTATAGCCTGTTTTAA
- a CDS encoding helix-turn-helix transcriptional regulator, with protein MGKEISLDDFLRKISNDIEPSKQCGYNKTELESESIKFDFSSFYTGGEIGYYSSDIICRDSLLHRHERGSRYSFLFFNTGENPICFRSDKDQFTLNKGEFWLGTMQSKLRGVHELENKHYKSSCIALSTAFANELGILKNLNLDQAVCMKKFKTSAVQNIILKELENAAIYDGKIREIFMESKILEMLYRSFHKFNEPKNAFSLDENRIKTVQKAKKILLENMQNPPSIKELAHLCATNEFALKRDFKAYFGTSVYAMLTNERLEIAKELLSLDQISVNEAAKMVGYNNLSHFSKIFRAKFNILPMQLKKDIKFYYSD; from the coding sequence ATGGGTAAAGAGATAAGTTTAGACGATTTTTTGCGAAAAATATCTAACGACATTGAGCCGTCCAAGCAATGTGGATATAACAAAACCGAACTTGAAAGCGAAAGTATAAAATTCGACTTTAGCTCTTTTTATACGGGCGGAGAGATAGGATACTATAGCAGCGATATAATTTGCAGAGATTCCCTTTTGCATCGCCACGAACGGGGCAGCCGCTATTCATTTTTATTTTTCAATACTGGCGAAAATCCTATCTGCTTCAGATCGGATAAAGATCAATTCACTTTGAATAAAGGTGAGTTTTGGCTCGGAACTATGCAAAGCAAATTGCGTGGCGTTCACGAGCTTGAAAATAAACACTATAAAAGCTCCTGCATAGCGCTTAGCACTGCTTTTGCAAATGAGCTGGGAATTTTAAAAAATTTGAATTTAGATCAAGCCGTTTGCATGAAGAAATTTAAAACAAGCGCCGTGCAAAATATCATCCTCAAAGAGCTCGAAAATGCCGCAATATACGACGGCAAAATACGCGAAATTTTTATGGAAAGTAAAATTTTAGAGATGCTTTATAGAAGTTTTCATAAATTTAATGAGCCTAAAAATGCGTTTAGTCTTGATGAAAATCGCATAAAAACAGTTCAAAAAGCAAAGAAAATATTACTCGAAAATATGCAAAATCCACCTAGCATTAAAGAACTCGCTCATCTTTGCGCTACGAACGAATTTGCACTAAAAAGGGATTTTAAAGCATATTTCGGCACGAGCGTTTATGCGATGCTGACAAATGAGCGGCTTGAGATTGCAAAAGAGCTATTGAGTCTAGATCAAATCAGCGTAAACGAAGCCGCCAAAATGGTCGGATACAATAATTTATCGCATTTTTCTAAAATTTTTAGGGCTAAATTTAATATATTGCCGATGCAACTGAAAAAGGATATAAAATTTTACTACTCGGATTAG
- a CDS encoding TonB-dependent receptor, giving the protein MRVIYKLSLITAIATAGISGEIEKQDKSVNLGEITVVSATGYRQNIQDAPASISVLTQKEIRKRNYQDVSAMVEDLPSAFTATLGAASRKGISLRGLSQKYTKILIDGKPATSDSAYKGLRSIGSSQNFLPPANAIERIEVIRGPMSSLYGSDAMGGVINIITKGFSNEPSGNVNGYYTFAKKSQIKGDYQTGFYLNGAIVPDVLGIALYGRFFEKIEDKEPYANRNNEETNMGAKLMYNVTQNDEVTLDYRKVNNKFRRTYGRTRTTSGGNNDIAKEDMKGYTASLSHQGKYDKFMIDSYANYDSMKESGAQDLRLRTTTLNSKGSYFFDSNALSLGVQYRSERLNEAATTADEANVKRWDYSIYGEDDFYLTDDLTLTGGIRYNRDKDYGGHISPRAYAVYRLNESFSIKGGVSTGYSTPDIKQRSEGLALPFAGGQGAQIGRSSLKPESSISYEGGFSYDDNNKFNFSATAFYTEIKDGISTKLICRPRPGNPCVHNGKTYRRGIWDTINIGEAEVRGLELSSDYQILDNLKLHANYAYTKSEQKTGSEKGKTLNNFPIHSVKLGFDYDVSSKLNLWSQINYYSRTRDSLSYDEDIRSYTLFDLGASYKVTKDASLNFTLYNIFNEFVLTRSGNYQMMVVDGMKAQVGFNVNF; this is encoded by the coding sequence GTGCGCGTAATATATAAATTATCGCTGATCACTGCTATAGCGACAGCCGGAATATCGGGCGAGATAGAAAAACAGGACAAAAGTGTAAATTTGGGTGAAATTACCGTAGTCAGTGCTACGGGCTATCGGCAAAATATTCAAGACGCACCCGCTTCCATCTCCGTTCTTACGCAAAAAGAGATACGAAAGCGCAACTACCAAGATGTCTCCGCAATGGTAGAGGATTTGCCGAGTGCCTTTACCGCAACGCTAGGTGCTGCATCGAGAAAAGGCATAAGCCTAAGAGGCCTATCTCAAAAATATACGAAAATTTTAATCGACGGCAAGCCTGCGACCAGCGATAGCGCTTATAAAGGATTAAGAAGTATCGGCAGTAGCCAGAATTTCTTGCCTCCCGCAAATGCGATAGAGCGCATAGAGGTCATACGCGGTCCTATGAGCTCGCTTTACGGCAGCGACGCTATGGGCGGAGTAATAAATATCATCACCAAGGGCTTTTCAAATGAGCCTAGCGGCAATGTAAACGGATACTATACTTTCGCTAAAAAATCGCAAATAAAAGGTGATTATCAAACAGGTTTTTATCTAAACGGAGCTATCGTCCCGGACGTACTAGGTATCGCACTTTACGGCAGATTTTTTGAAAAGATAGAGGATAAAGAGCCTTATGCGAATAGAAATAATGAAGAGACGAATATGGGCGCAAAACTGATGTATAACGTAACGCAGAATGATGAGGTAACGCTTGATTATCGTAAAGTAAATAACAAATTTAGGCGTACATACGGGCGTACGCGAACAACCTCGGGAGGCAATAACGATATTGCGAAAGAGGATATGAAAGGCTACACCGCAAGTCTGTCTCATCAGGGAAAATACGATAAGTTTATGATAGATAGCTATGCAAACTACGATAGCATGAAAGAAAGCGGCGCCCAGGATCTGCGTCTTAGAACGACTACGTTAAATTCTAAAGGCTCATATTTTTTCGATTCAAATGCTTTGAGTTTGGGCGTGCAATACCGAAGCGAGAGATTAAACGAAGCCGCTACTACCGCAGATGAAGCAAATGTCAAAAGATGGGATTATTCGATCTACGGCGAGGATGATTTTTATCTAACTGATGATTTAACGCTAACCGGCGGAATCAGATATAACCGCGATAAAGACTACGGCGGCCATATATCGCCGCGCGCTTATGCCGTTTATCGTTTAAACGAAAGCTTTTCTATTAAAGGCGGCGTTTCGACGGGATATTCAACTCCGGATATTAAGCAGCGTAGTGAGGGCCTTGCCTTGCCGTTTGCAGGAGGCCAGGGAGCGCAGATAGGCAGAAGCTCTTTAAAGCCCGAAAGCAGCATAAGCTACGAAGGCGGGTTTTCTTACGACGATAATAATAAATTTAACTTTAGCGCTACTGCGTTTTATACCGAAATCAAAGATGGAATTTCTACCAAATTGATTTGCCGTCCAAGACCGGGAAATCCTTGCGTGCATAACGGCAAAACTTACAGGCGCGGTATTTGGGATACTATAAATATTGGAGAAGCTGAGGTTAGGGGTCTAGAGCTAAGTAGCGATTATCAAATTTTAGATAATTTGAAGCTGCATGCAAACTACGCCTATACGAAATCCGAGCAAAAAACGGGTAGCGAGAAGGGCAAAACCTTAAATAATTTTCCAATCCATTCGGTAAAGCTAGGATTTGATTACGACGTAAGCTCCAAGCTAAACTTATGGTCGCAAATAAATTATTATAGTAGGACGCGCGATAGCCTAAGCTACGATGAGGATATCCGCTCATACACGCTTTTTGATCTGGGCGCGAGCTATAAAGTTACAAAAGACGCAAGTTTAAATTTTACGCTTTATAACATATTCAACGAATTCGTACTAACGCGCTCGGGAAATTATCAAATGATGGTCGTAGACGGGATGAAGGCGCAGGTTGGATTTAACGTGAATTTTTAA
- a CDS encoding transporter substrate-binding domain-containing protein encodes MKKIIFALLIASCSLFANSLAQIKEKGLIRIGIDGSLPPLSVSEDGKYSGFEISLIEELSKEIFGDKGGKIEYVVTLGNDRITAVQDNKVDLDIAAITVTKEREKLVDFSNPYFSVNIGVLTRTDDNIKTVDDLQDKEILAEPGTTAFDYFNKEGFKVISCASSSECFRALKSGRGSGYADDNMIVLGYSVVDRKVEVNIKNLGTTDFLAIAVQKGNDDLLNALNDGLVKLSKNGFFKKIFNDSIDPFYKGKAEKKYFLLDDLYKMF; translated from the coding sequence ATGAAAAAGATTATATTTGCGTTGTTAATCGCTTCGTGTTCGTTATTTGCTAACTCTTTAGCGCAGATCAAAGAAAAAGGGCTCATTCGTATCGGAATAGACGGCTCACTGCCGCCGCTTAGCGTCTCGGAGGACGGCAAATACAGCGGTTTTGAAATTTCGCTTATTGAAGAGCTTTCAAAGGAAATTTTCGGCGATAAGGGCGGCAAAATCGAATATGTTGTAACTCTAGGCAACGACCGTATCACAGCCGTGCAAGATAACAAAGTTGATTTGGATATCGCAGCCATCACGGTTACGAAAGAGCGCGAGAAGCTAGTGGATTTTTCAAATCCCTACTTTAGCGTAAATATCGGCGTGCTAACTCGCACCGATGATAATATAAAAACCGTAGACGATTTACAAGATAAAGAAATTTTAGCAGAGCCCGGCACTACGGCGTTTGATTATTTTAATAAGGAAGGCTTTAAAGTTATCTCATGCGCTAGTTCTAGCGAATGCTTCCGAGCGCTAAAATCTGGTCGCGGCAGCGGCTATGCAGACGATAATATGATAGTTTTGGGCTATTCGGTTGTAGATCGCAAGGTAGAGGTAAATATCAAGAATTTAGGCACGACGGACTTTTTAGCTATCGCGGTACAAAAAGGTAACGATGACTTGCTAAACGCCTTAAACGACGGGCTTGTCAAGCTCAGCAAAAATGGCTTTTTCAAGAAAATTTTTAACGATAGTATAGATCCTTTTTACAAGGGAAAGGCTGAGAAAAAATATTTCTTGTTAGATGATCTTTATAAAATGTTTTAA